The segment CTGGCGATGGGCGGCAGCTTAGGCTCGAAAAGAATCAACGACGCCTTGCGCGCCAACTTATCAACGCTGCTTGCCGAATTTGACATCATCCACATTTGCGGCAAAGGAAACATCGACCCAAGCCTCGCAGACCAAAAAGGATACAAACAGTTCGAATACGTCAACGAAGAGCTGCCGCACTTGTTGGCTTTGGCCGACATCGTCGTCTCTCGCGCGGGCGCAAACGCCATTTTCGAACTGCTCGCCTTGCGCAAGCCGATGCTGCTCATCCCGCTCTCGAAAGCGGCAAGCCGCGGCGACCAAATTCTCAACGCCCGCTCGTTTAAAAACGCGGGCTATGCGGAAGTGCTGATGGAAGAAGACTTGACAAACGAATCGTTCTATGCCGCCATTCGCCGCCTATATGAAAACAAAGAGCGCTACCGGAAAAACATGGAGAAAGCCGGCGGAAGCGATCCGCTGCAAACATTGCTTTCCATCATTCAAGACACCGCCCGCCGGTGAAAGCAGGCGATGCCTGACGCGGCTAACCACGGCCGTTTTTTCGGCATCGCCTTGTTTTGCATAGGCATGGAAATAAGCAACTCGACTAAACGGCTTATCCGTATTATAATCCATAGTACAGATAAGCAACAACTATTTTTTTACTTTTCTCAACATTTTTTAGAAGACGGACTGGCGAAAAACAACGAATTCATGCGGTTTGGGGAGCTCGCCCAAAAGCAAATGATGATGTTTCAAGACTTTTCTATTTGAAAAACCTTGTTGAAGCACAACATTTCCCCTTAAATCCTTGGTCTTCTACAATTCATCATCTTTTGTTCCCCTAAGCGGAATGCATGCCAGCCAACAGAGTAAAAGAAGATAACAAACAACCGCCCGGCGGAACACCTCCACCAAGCGGCGCGACTAAAAGTATAACAAAGAAATAACAACGGCTAGCACGATCCGATATACCGCAAACGGCACGAGGCGGATGCGGTTGATGAGCTGCAGGAGGAAACGGATCGCCAGCAAGGCAAAGACGAAGGCGCTCAAAAAACCGGCGATGAAAAACGGGATGTCGGCAGCCGTGACGTATTGCCAGTTTTTCAACAGCGACAGCCCGCTCGCCCCGGCCATGATCGGAACAGCCATAATGAACGTGAAATCGGCGGCGGCGCGATGGCTCATGCCGACGAGCACCCCGCCGGCAATCGTCGAACCGGAGCGGGAAAAACCGGGCCATAACGATAAGCATTGCACCAATCCGACGAGAAACGCCTGTTTGTACGTAATTTCGTCGACCGTCTGCGCCCGCGCAGCTCTTTTCGCGAATTTGTCGGCGGCGATCATGAGCAGCGCGCCGAGCACAAGGCCGATGAGCACCGTTTTCGTAGAAAACAAATGTTCGTCGATGTAGTCTTCAAACAAGACGCCGAGCACCCCGGCTGGAAGCAGGCCGACGATGACGTGAAGAAGCGTCAGCCGCGGATGTCCGCCCGGATGGCGGCCGCGGAAACCAAGCAAATCGAGAAATCGGTCTTTAAACACCACAACAGCGGCCAAAATCGAGCCGAGCTGGATAACGACTTTAAACGTATTCGCCGCGTACTTGCCTAAAAACTCGGTCGATTTCAACCAAAGATCGTCCACAATGATCATATGCCCGGTCGAAGACACAGGGGCAAACTCGGTCAGCCCCTCGACCATCCCTAAAATAACCGCCTTCAACAGCTCGATCCAGTGCATTCGTTCCATCCTTTCTGCGCGGGGTCGTCCTTTTTATACATATGGGCCGGGTGGGCGAAATAACACCCTGCTTCGGCCGTGCCTGCTCTATTGTACTACAAATCATTCGTTTCTACTACCCGCACGTTTTTGGATGGGTGTGATGCCGGGAAGAGCGTCAGTCATCAGTCAGCGGGCGGAAATGGGCCTGCCCCCAGCTCCCCGCGCCGTTCTAGGTAGTGGTACAAAGCGCCGAGCAAGTTCGCATCGTTTTTGAAGCGGCACGCCTCCACAACGGGGCGGACTTTCGCGATCGAAACAACCGACAGCAGCGCAGAAAGCCGCTTGTTGATTTCACTGATGAAATCAGGACGGCTGCTAATGCCCCCGCCGACAATGATTTTTTCCGGATCGTACGCATACTGCAAATTAAAAATGCCTTGCGCCAAGGAGAAGTAAAATCGATCGATCGCCTTTTGCGCGGCTTCATCGCCGCCCTCTGCCAACGCAAATACTTTTTCCCCGTCCAGTTCACTTTCTTGCATCCCTTTTTCCTCGGCCGCCATCCGGACCAGCGCACTCGTCGCCGCCAGTTCACTCCATGTTTTGCATTCAAGGGTTCCGTTTGCATAACGGACATCCATCAACATATAGCCAAACTCTCCGCCATGCAAATGCGCGCCTTTATGGATGCGTCCGTCTTTCACAATTGCTCCGCCGATGCCGGTGCCGACGATGACAAAGGCGATGTCGCGGCAGCCCCGGCCCGCTCCCTTCCATAATTCGCCGAGCGCCGCACAGTTCGCATCATTTTCCAGCTCCACCGGCAGACCCGTCGCCCCGCCGAATACGTCTTTAAAGTTGGGGCCGTGAATGCACGGCAAGGCGCTGCTTCCGCCAATGACACCGATGTCGCTGTCGACGCTGCCTGCCGAACTGATCGCGATGCCAGAAAGTTCGTAACTCGCCTGCGCGTGGCGGACGACGCGAAGCAAGTCGTCGCGAAACCGTTGAAAGTCATGACGCTCCGAACGGTAGCGCCCCTTTTCCAAAAAATCACCGCGCTCGTTCATGACGGCATGTTTCACATACGTGCCGCCAATGTCGAAAACGATATAGCAACGCATCGATGGCGCCTCCTTCATTCTTTTCACTATTTCCTTGCTTTATTTTATGCTTTATGTATTCGTGATCCAATCGTCTGCACCTCCCTGCCGCAACGTTTCATGCCATGCCAAATGGCGATGGCCGTGCATTTGCCCATGCATATGGTTCATCACGCTTCCCCCTCGTTTTTTATCAGTTCATTTCCATTTACTGTTATATGCCTATAAAAAGGAAACGGTCACCATTGTACGGGCCTTCCGTATCGGCAAAAAAGGCGTCCCGCCTCAGGCGAAACGCCTTCCTCCATCCTGTTTACAGCCAATCCCCGCCATCAAATCCATCGCCGCCGTCAAACCAGTCATCGACATCCAGACCGTCAGCCACATCATCAACGGCATCGTCGAGCAGCTCCTCCGCCACCATTCCCGCCAACATCCCGGCCGCAAATCCTCCAATGGCGCCGGACCATCCATGTCCGCCATGGCGCGAATGATGGACGGGTGGATAATGGCCAACTGGATGGCTATAAATAGGCGAATGCGGCGTTGCCAACGGATGCCCGCTCAGCTGGCCGAACGCCCCGGCCGCCCGCACCGCCTCTTCGATGGCTTCTCGAAGCAGACAGGCTGCCGTCGCCGAATCGCGAAGCTGTTCGTGAGTGATCAACAGCTCCCGTTTCATTTCGCTTTCCCCGCCAAAGCCGTGGCGGACGTCGATCTCCATATACAAACGCACCCCTTCTCCCTCGACAAGGGCAAAAAACTCGACTTCTTGGACGATCCCTTGAAATTCGCTCGTCGGGAAGAACGAAAATTCCTGACCATGCGGCGTAATGCTTCCGGATGTCGCTTTCTCCCGGAATCCCAGGGCGGCCAAAGCGGAAAACACTTGCTCCAAGGCCGTCGGCGGCAAAATGTGAATGGCGTCTTGGTCGTACGCATCAGCTCCATCCGCAATATCGAGATGAGTCACGAACGTATAGCGCACGGTCGGGCGGCTGATCGGCAAATGGAGCGGCAGTGTGTACGAAAACGGCAGCACTTTCCGCTCGCCAGGCTGAATCGTAAACGACGAGGCCACCGGGATGACAGCTGCCCGACGGCGGTATGTCTTGCCGCCTGCCTCTACGTCAAGCTGAAGCACCACTTCCAGCTTGCGGATTTGTTGGGCGACCGAACCGCCTTCCAACAAAAACTCTCCTTCCATCGTTTCACCAAGGCGCACATGCGGGCGATGCAGCGCGAGATCCACTTTGGCAGCGCCAATGCCGAGCTTCGATAAAAACTTTTTCCACATCGTGCCTCTCTCCTTTTTTCATCCTCATGTCACCCTTGAATTACGAACAAGCCGCCAACATGGTGTCACCGAAATAATTTGATCAACCCCAAGACGATCAATACAACCCCAGGCAGCATGGTCGCCCTTTTCATGATTCTTGTTTTTGACACCATATACCCCAACGATAAGCCGAGTCTGATGAACACAAGATTAAACATACCAACCAGCAAGGCAAACGAAAGCGGCGGAAAATGCAAAAGCGACGAACTGACCCCGGCGCCAAAGGAATCCATCGAAAGAGCAATGCCGATTAATAACGCTTCTTTTTGACTGATCGTGCCTGAACGATCAAGATCGCCAAGTTCGGGGCGTTTCAATACTTGAACAGCGCCGCTGAAACGGTTAGCCCCCCCTGCTTCATCAGGCTCCATCGAAAACTCACTCCCGTCTCCCTTTGGTTTATAGACGTTATAAATCGCCCAACCGCCAAGCGCCATGAGAATGACCGAAGCAAGCCCTCGCTCGACTTGCAACGGCAAAAAAAGCGCCAACAGGCGGCCGATGTTCATGGACGCAAACACCACCGCCCCGGACATGAATGCGATCAGCGCCAACGAAACAAAGGAGAAACGGACACCACTCATTCCATACGTCATGCCTACGCTCAAACTGTCCATGCTCACGCTGAAAGCGAGCAAAATCATGGACACCCATAACCACATATGAATCCCCCCTGCCGTACGATATGCAATTCCGTACGGAGAGGGGACTTTCTTGCCATTCGACACGCATCGATTTCCGGGGAAATGTTTCCCCTTTTCTCGACATTATTCCCGCAAATGATACGGCAATGTCGCAATGACCACATCTTTTTTCATGATCAAGAAAAAGCGCAAGATGATGGCGGTTTGGTTATGCAAAAATGTATGCCACCATTTTTTCACGATAAATTGCGGCAAGAGCACTGTCACCGGCGCGCGGTCTGCTTCTTTTTCCGCTTTCGTGATGTATTCTAATAATGGCGACAAAATGGTTCGGTACGGTGAATAGATGACTTCCAACGGAATGTCCGGATAAAACTTCTCCCACTTTTGCCGCAGCTTTTGTTCGTCTTTTTCGTCGAAAATAATCGACAGTGCCGTAATGTCGTCGGAAATGCTGCGAGCGTACTGAACGGATTGGGCGACCACTTTGCTGACGCCGGAAATGGGAATAATGACTTTTGGTTTCAACAGTTTCCCGCGCTGTTGCCACTCCCGTTCGTCAAGCCGCAATTGCTCGCCAAGTTTTTTGTAATGCTCGTGAATTCGGATGAACATCCAGACGAACAACGGAATCGCCACGATGACGATCCAGGCCCCCTGCGTAAATTTGGCGACCATCGTGACGAGCGTGACCATCCCGGTGACCACCGCTCCCGTTCCAACGGTAAGCAGCACGCCGATCTTCCGTCCTTCTTCCCGTTTCCATAATTTTTTAATCAACCCGCTCTGACCGATGGTAAAGGAAAGAAATACGCCGACCGCGTAAAGCGGGATGAGCGAATGAGTCTCCGCATGAAAAACAATGATCAACAAGATCGCCAACACGCTCAATAAAATGATGCCATTGGAAAACACGAGGCGATCGCCTCGGGCCGCCAAGCTTCTCGGCAAAAAACCGTCCTTTGCCATAATCGACGTCAGCTGTGGAAACGCGGCAAAACACGTATTGGCTGCGAGTACTAAAATGAGCATCGTCGCCAGCTGAAACAAGTAAAACAAAAGACCATTCCCAAACACATGGCGCCCAATTTGCGAAATGACCGTCTGATGCTCAGTCGGGGTAACACCAAATCCTGCCGCCAACACGGTGATGCCTAAAAACATCACGCCAAGCAATGTGGACATCCATCCCATCGTAATGGCGGCGTTTTTTGAACTGTCTGGCCGGAACGCCGGCACGCCGTTGCTGATCGCTTCGACCCCAGTCATCGCCGAACATCCCGATGAAAAGGCGCGCAGCAAAATAAACAAACTGTAACCGGACGCAAACATGTGAGCTGTGGAAGCATGCTCATGCATCGTAAACCCCTGCCATCCTTCCTGCCACAACTGCCACCCGCCGACAGCGATCATCACAAGAACGAAGCCAATGAACACATACGTCGGGTAGGCGAAAACCGTTGCGGATTCGGTAATGCCGCGTAAATTGAGCACCATTAAAAGCAAGACAAGAGCGACAGCGAGCTCCACTTTCCACGGCAGCAGCCCCGGAAACGCCGATGTCAGCGCGGCGACGCCGGAGCTGATGCTGACGGCGACAGTTAAAATATAATCGATCATCAGCGCCGCCCCGGCCACTAAACTAATTTTCGTCCCCAAATGATCGCGGGCGACGACATACGCCCCGCCGCCGGACGGAAACGCGTAAATGATTTGCCGATACGACAAGGTCACTAACAAAAGCAATACTAAAATCGCCACCGCGATCGGCAGCGAATAGAAAAAGACGCTTGTCCCTAATAAAGCAAGCACAAGCAAAATTTCTTCCGTCGCGTAAGCCACCGATGACAGCG is part of the [Flavobacterium] thermophilum genome and harbors:
- the uppP gene encoding Undecaprenyl-diphosphatase, whose product is MHWIELLKAVILGMVEGLTEFAPVSSTGHMIIVDDLWLKSTEFLGKYAANTFKVVIQLGSILAAVVVFKDRFLDLLGFRGRHPGGHPRLTLLHVIVGLLPAGVLGVLFEDYIDEHLFSTKTVLIGLVLGALLMIAADKFAKRAARAQTVDEITYKQAFLVGLVQCLSLWPGFSRSGSTIAGGVLVGMSHRAAADFTFIMAVPIMAGASGLSLLKNWQYVTAADIPFFIAGFLSAFVFALLAIRFLLQLINRIRLVPFAVYRIVLAVVISLLYF
- the bglK gene encoding Beta-glucoside kinase: MRCYIVFDIGGTYVKHAVMNERGDFLEKGRYRSERHDFQRFRDDLLRVVRHAQASYELSGIAISSAGSVDSDIGVIGGSSALPCIHGPNFKDVFGGATGLPVELENDANCAALGELWKGAGRGCRDIAFVIVGTGIGGAIVKDGRIHKGAHLHGGEFGYMLMDVRYANGTLECKTWSELAATSALVRMAAEEKGMQESELDGEKVFALAEGGDEAAQKAIDRFYFSLAQGIFNLQYAYDPEKIIVGGGISSRPDFISEINKRLSALLSVVSIAKVRPVVEACRFKNDANLLGALYHYLERRGELGAGPFPPAD
- the spo0M_3 gene encoding Stage 0 sporulation protein M; translated protein: MWKKFLSKLGIGAAKVDLALHRPHVRLGETMEGEFLLEGGSVAQQIRKLEVVLQLDVEAGGKTYRRRAAVIPVASSFTIQPGERKVLPFSYTLPLHLPISRPTVRYTFVTHLDIADGADAYDQDAIHILPPTALEQVFSALAALGFREKATSGSITPHGQEFSFFPTSEFQGIVQEVEFFALVEGEGVRLYMEIDVRHGFGGESEMKRELLITHEQLRDSATAACLLREAIEEAVRAAGAFGQLSGHPLATPHSPIYSHPVGHYPPVHHSRHGGHGWSGAIGGFAAGMLAGMVAEELLDDAVDDVADGLDVDDWFDGGDGFDGGDWL
- a CDS encoding putative sporulation protein YtaF; the encoded protein is MWLWVSMILLAFSVSMDSLSVGMTYGMSGVRFSFVSLALIAFMSGAVVFASMNIGRLLALFLPLQVERGLASVILMALGGWAIYNVYKPKGDGSEFSMEPDEAGGANRFSGAVQVLKRPELGDLDRSGTISQKEALLIGIALSMDSFGAGVSSSLLHFPPLSFALLVGMFNLVFIRLGLSLGYMVSKTRIMKRATMLPGVVLIVLGLIKLFR
- a CDS encoding K+ potassium transporter, giving the protein MASLKRLLIGKPMETKRLKHEKLPKWKALAVFSSDALSSVAYATEEILLVLALLGTSVFFYSLPIAVAILVLLLLVTLSYRQIIYAFPSGGGAYVVARDHLGTKISLVAGAALMIDYILTVAVSISSGVAALTSAFPGLLPWKVELAVALVLLLMVLNLRGITESATVFAYPTYVFIGFVLVMIAVGGWQLWQEGWQGFTMHEHASTAHMFASGYSLFILLRAFSSGCSAMTGVEAISNGVPAFRPDSSKNAAITMGWMSTLLGVMFLGITVLAAGFGVTPTEHQTVISQIGRHVFGNGLLFYLFQLATMLILVLAANTCFAAFPQLTSIMAKDGFLPRSLAARGDRLVFSNGIILLSVLAILLIIVFHAETHSLIPLYAVGVFLSFTIGQSGLIKKLWKREEGRKIGVLLTVGTGAVVTGMVTLVTMVAKFTQGAWIVIVAIPLFVWMFIRIHEHYKKLGEQLRLDEREWQQRGKLLKPKVIIPISGVSKVVAQSVQYARSISDDITALSIIFDEKDEQKLRQKWEKFYPDIPLEVIYSPYRTILSPLLEYITKAEKEADRAPVTVLLPQFIVKKWWHTFLHNQTAIILRFFLIMKKDVVIATLPYHLRE